DNA from Lentibacillus amyloliquefaciens:
TGCTGCTTTATCAGCAACTTCCGGTTTCAGGTGGTCGAGAGCGTTTTTAAGTGCGCCGCCTACAGAATGATTGTATTCCGGTGCTATAATGATATAGCCATCAAATGAAGCCATTTTTTCCGACCAGGCACTAATTGCTGCTTCTGCTTCCTGTTTCTGTGCTTCAGGAACCGCAGCTCCCAGCAATGGCAGCTGGTAATCAGCAAGGTCCACGATTTCGTATGTGGCTTCATCACCGCGCTTTGCCGCGAAGTCATGAATCCAGTTTGTAACAGCCTCTGCGTTACGCCCTTCACGGACGCTGCCTAAAATAATTCCTATGTTTAACATGCTACTTTTCCTCCCGTATTCCAATATATTTTGAATTCAATTAAAATGAATTCATTGTTTTATCAACAAGCGTATCATACCATCATTCAGATTGATGTTCAATCTATGTGCTTATTTTTTATTACATGGTTATCAAAAGTAATTGACTGAACGTAAGGAACGTATTAGTACTCATATACAAAAAGGTCATACGACAGCTTTAAACTGCCATCGCACAACCTCTTTCTCCTTCATTAAAACGGGAACGCTGAATCTTTTTCTTTTTGAATTTCGCTGAACACATTAAAACCGTGCACAAGATCTTCTGCCAGCCGGTTCAGCCGGAATATGGCATCATCATCCGCAATTTCTTTCTGGTAATAACTTTTCTCTTCCACAAATACATATTTCGGTATGATAACAGCTTTCATATACGAAAGAATTGGCTTAAGCTGATGTTCCGGCACTAAATAATGCTTGGCAGAACCCGCTGTTGCGACAATCCCGACAACCTTCTCTCTGAAAGCTTCATTTGGAAGCAAATCAAACAGATTTTTCAATGCGCCTGGAATTGAAGCCTGAAAAATCGGTGTGCCGACAATATAAGCATCTGCTGACATGATTTTTTCCAACACCGCTTTCGTATCACCGCTGTAATCCCGATAATCCCGGCCATCGCTGAAGACAAGGTCATAATCGCTTAAATTTACTAATTCCGTTTCTATTTCTGCATGCTGTTTTTTAATATTATTTAAAATCTGTTCGACGGCAATCCGTGTTTTCGAGCCGACAACAGAGCCAGCTATCCCTATAACTTTCAACATAATGCCTCCTCAACACTGCCATGTGCTAGTATCGTCATCGAATTTGAATTTCCTTTAATGCTATTTTACACAAAAAGCCAACGTAATACAGCAAATTGAACTGAGAGAGGTCGTTTAAATGAAAAACTCTGTAAAGCTATTTAACATTGTATAATTTTTATACTTGATTTATTTTATATACAAGATATACTATTAATAAGAGGTGTTGTATATGAACACAAGGGTTTGTCCTTATATTGAGGCTTCCTTTGACATTATCGGCAAAAAGTGGAATGGGCGATTGATTCATTATTTATCATTATGTGAAAATCAATCAGCACATTTCTCAGACATTAAACAGGAACTATCAGGCATTACATCCAGAGCATTGTCTATGAAACTGACCGAACTTGTGGAATTTGGATTGATCAATAAAAATGTAACCAGCGATTCTTCCGTAATCATTACGTATTCATTGACAGAAAAAGGCGCAGAACTTGCGAAAAGCTTGAAGCCAATTCAGGAATGGGCAAAAAGGTATGTCAATTTAGAAGAAAAAATTCACTAGAAAGCGGGGATCACGATATGGAAAATCAGAATAACATGGTATGCAATCCGGAAACAGGCGTATGCGGGCCGGCAGGGGAGGATGATATACAGATGATTGATTTTAATAAGCCGCCGAAAACGATTGATCTGTATTATGTGACTGACCCGATCTGCTCCCATTGCTGGGCACTGGAACCGGTGCTGAACCGTTTCACTGAACAGTATGGTGATTACTTTAACATCCATACGGTAATGGGCGGATTACTGGAAAAATGGGGTGATGGCCCGGTTGATCCGGCAAACGGCATCTCAGGCCCGGCCGATGTTGCCGGACATTGGCAGGAAGTGGGCGAGCAGACACGCATGCCGATTGATGGAACACTCTGGTATGACAATCCGGTTCACTCATCATACCCGCCTTCCCGGGCGTTTAAAGTGATTCAAAAGCAAGACGAAGGTTTAGCCAACGTGTTCTTAAGGCATCTGAGAGAGGCAGTTTTTGCATTCAATCAAAATATCGCTGACAAGGAAGTCCTGGTTCCGATCATCAATAAACTTGGGCTTGATGGGGAGAAAATCTTTGAAGAAGCAGAGTCTGAACGGGGACAACAATTATTGAATGAAGATTTCGCGCTTGCAGCAAGCCTGGGTGCCAGAGGATTTCCGACCATCATTTTGGTCAACGAAGAAAATAAAGGCGTCAAAATTGTTGGCGGCCGGCCACTTGAATTCTACGTTTCCGGGCTGAAGCAAGTCCTGGATACAGATGAGCCCGAATCGCAGCCGCAGCCCGCTCTTTCCAATCTGCTTAAAAAGAATAAACTTCTCTTTTCAAAGGAAATCGAAATCATGTACGACCTCGATAAATCAGACGTTGCTGCCTTTGTCGAAAAAGAACTGGAATCAGGCACATATGATGAAAATGAAATACTTGGTGAAAAATATTTTACACAACAATAGATTAATTGAATGAGAAATTTATAAGCGCTAAACCGCATTTCCCGCCATTAGAAATGCGGTTTTTATTTTGGCCTTTTTCGTGAACTTTGTTGCTCTTAACCCCTCTAGTTGATGTAAATTGTGGCGTAAGTGCTATGTTGATTTCCGTTCCGGGCAGTCGCGCATCTTAGGGCAACGCTTCAGCCTCCTCGGAAGCAAAATCGCCGTCAGGCACAATGATCTCCTTACTGCCATCATCAAGTGAATGCAAAACAAGCTGATCATGATCCCCGTATGCTTTATACATCAGCTGCTCGCCATCCGGGGACACCTCAAGCGATGACATGTCGTAAGCTTCTTTGAATGTCATCTGTTCAGCCTCCCCTCCCCAAGGGTGAGTGTAATGGTGGTGGGGGAATTAAGCGTGACAGGCGAGCAACGATTACACACATTGCAGATATTTGATATAATGAGGTCATCAATGGAAGGAGGCGACCAAATGTACATCATTGTAGAAGATAAAATCAAGGAATCAATCGAGAATGGTGATTTTGACAACCTCCCGGGAAAAGGAAAAAAACTGAATGTGCGGGATGAACTGCCGGGACTGTCTCCAGAACTGAACCAGGCGTATAAAATTTTAAAGAATGCTGGCTTTGTCTCTGAAGATGATGGGAAAACGAAAGATAAAGACGTTACGCAAAATGAATTAATGACGTATGCAACCGGTCAGGAATATAAACACGACGCCAAGAAAGGCAAGCAGTTCGATGACATTGTCCAAAAGCGAAAACTGCATCGAAATAAGAAATTTCCATTTTATCGTAAAAAGATATTCAATAAGCTATCTTGAAACTATTTTTAGCAGGAAGTCCCGAAATATCTTAAAATCAATAAAAGCAGCTGGAAACATATGCTATAATTTAGATAATGGATGGTGTTAGAATGTCAAGGAAATTAACAAAACGAAATATTCCCGAACGCTTTTTCCATGAACTGGTGAATTACTGTTCCTCCAATCCTGACATCTCAAAAGTTATTTTATTCGGATCCAGAGCACGCGGAGATTTTCGCCTGAATTCAGATCTTGACCTTGCTATTCGCACAAAAGATATAACCCATTCTGAACAGAACTTAATTAACGACCGTATACAAGAAATGCCGACCGCATTAAAAATAGATGTTGTTTTTTTGGATCGGCTAACCAAAAAGGGACTTATTAACAATATTAAACAAGAAGGCGTGATTATATATGAAGAAGGAAAGGCTTTACGAGAAGCTTGAAAATTATAAGCGAGCAACCTCAAGACTTTATGAAGCAACAACGCTGCAAATAATGGATGATATTGTTTATGACGGCGTTATTCAACGTTTTGAGTTCACCTTCGAATTAAGCTGGAAACTAATGAAGGACTTTCTGGAATATACCGGCTTAACGGAACTAAGAAGCCCAAGGGGAGCGATTCGGGAAGCTTTTGCGTATGGATTAATTGATGATGGCGATCAATGGATAGATATGATGATCGATAGAAATAAAACGTCACATCTCTACGATGAAGAAGAAGCACGAGCAGTTTATGAAAAAATCAAACATCACTATGCAGGATTGCTAATAGCATTTGGCAATCAAATGGAACAGGAATTAAAGACAATGAGATAATATAGCATGTCTCTCTTTTCACCATGTTAATGTCCCGCAAATGTAAGACTTCACTTGGCAAGCGAGCAATATTCTCCAATTATAGTGTGCCTTCATACGTCAGCCGCCAGTCACATATCTTCAGCAACGGCCCATCCTCATATAGCGGTGTTTTTCGGTCCATTCCAGAACATATTACACAAATCCGCATCATTCAAAAAATCAGACACTTACCTAATTATCAACACATACGGTCTTCATATCCCTCATGGGTATGTTAAAATATATCTGTATTCATAATATACAGAATTTATTCGCAAGCTTTGGGGGATATATGATGAAGCTGCTCAGAATCGCTGTCTTTTATTTACTTGGGGTTTTCGCAATCATTTGTATCAGTGTTTTTCCAAATTTTTTCGCTGAGACAGGTCTGTCTGA
Protein-coding regions in this window:
- a CDS encoding nucleotidyltransferase substrate binding protein: MKKERLYEKLENYKRATSRLYEATTLQIMDDIVYDGVIQRFEFTFELSWKLMKDFLEYTGLTELRSPRGAIREAFAYGLIDDGDQWIDMMIDRNKTSHLYDEEEARAVYEKIKHHYAGLLIAFGNQMEQELKTMR
- a CDS encoding NADPH-dependent FMN reductase, with the protein product MKVIGIAGSVVGSKTRIAVEQILNNIKKQHAEIETELVNLSDYDLVFSDGRDYRDYSGDTKAVLEKIMSADAYIVGTPIFQASIPGALKNLFDLLPNEAFREKVVGIVATAGSAKHYLVPEHQLKPILSYMKAVIIPKYVFVEEKSYYQKEIADDDAIFRLNRLAEDLVHGFNVFSEIQKEKDSAFPF
- a CDS encoding DsbA family protein, encoding MENQNNMVCNPETGVCGPAGEDDIQMIDFNKPPKTIDLYYVTDPICSHCWALEPVLNRFTEQYGDYFNIHTVMGGLLEKWGDGPVDPANGISGPADVAGHWQEVGEQTRMPIDGTLWYDNPVHSSYPPSRAFKVIQKQDEGLANVFLRHLREAVFAFNQNIADKEVLVPIINKLGLDGEKIFEEAESERGQQLLNEDFALAASLGARGFPTIILVNEENKGVKIVGGRPLEFYVSGLKQVLDTDEPESQPQPALSNLLKKNKLLFSKEIEIMYDLDKSDVAAFVEKELESGTYDENEILGEKYFTQQ
- a CDS encoding DUF1992 domain-containing protein gives rise to the protein MYIIVEDKIKESIENGDFDNLPGKGKKLNVRDELPGLSPELNQAYKILKNAGFVSEDDGKTKDKDVTQNELMTYATGQEYKHDAKKGKQFDDIVQKRKLHRNKKFPFYRKKIFNKLS
- a CDS encoding NADPH-dependent FMN reductase, which translates into the protein MLNIGIILGSVREGRNAEAVTNWIHDFAAKRGDEATYEIVDLADYQLPLLGAAVPEAQKQEAEAAISAWSEKMASFDGYIIIAPEYNHSVGGALKNALDHLKPEVADKAAGLVGYGSLGGTRAHENLRLIFGELQVADVQTAVTFSLMTDFENFSVFKPADYHADNANKMLDQLLAWSGALKQVRENAQAVTS
- a CDS encoding nucleotidyltransferase domain-containing protein; this translates as MSRKLTKRNIPERFFHELVNYCSSNPDISKVILFGSRARGDFRLNSDLDLAIRTKDITHSEQNLINDRIQEMPTALKIDVVFLDRLTKKGLINNIKQEGVIIYEEGKALREA
- a CDS encoding winged helix-turn-helix transcriptional regulator, translated to MNTRVCPYIEASFDIIGKKWNGRLIHYLSLCENQSAHFSDIKQELSGITSRALSMKLTELVEFGLINKNVTSDSSVIITYSLTEKGAELAKSLKPIQEWAKRYVNLEEKIH